One window of the Runella slithyformis DSM 19594 genome contains the following:
- a CDS encoding DNA methyltransferase, with amino-acid sequence MTVEELQAQIDQLKAQNYQLSQQNERLAFQLKRAAEEGRFGLHWLDVPEDFGPEADNALPILKEVKSHSFHTPDGKPTHVLIEGENYHALQCLSYTHEGKIDVIYIDPPYNTGSDGFTYRDKRLLKEYPDGTPVPKESPLRHSYWLAFMHKRLQLAHKLLSDKGVIFISIDDNEVAQLKLLCDEIFMEKNFIIDVIWQSRKSVSNDTFISLSHNHTLVFSKSLESLNKEDFRVPVYTGEKFSNPDNDPRGSWIADPFDAPNLRPNLTYGIINPNTGKEFWPPKGRCWRTGEEEYRKFLADNRIVFGKKGKTKPQLKRFLTDAENKGGVLTSCQPDKKPDTS; translated from the coding sequence ATGACCGTAGAAGAACTGCAAGCTCAAATAGATCAACTTAAAGCCCAGAATTACCAACTCAGCCAACAGAACGAGCGGCTGGCGTTTCAGCTCAAACGCGCCGCCGAAGAGGGTCGTTTTGGCCTGCATTGGCTGGATGTCCCCGAAGACTTTGGTCCCGAAGCCGACAATGCCCTTCCCATTCTGAAAGAAGTAAAAAGTCACTCTTTCCACACGCCTGACGGCAAGCCTACACACGTCCTGATCGAGGGCGAAAACTACCACGCCCTCCAATGCCTCAGCTATACCCACGAAGGCAAAATTGATGTCATCTACATTGACCCGCCTTATAATACGGGCAGTGACGGGTTCACTTACCGCGACAAACGCCTATTGAAAGAGTACCCCGATGGTACGCCCGTGCCCAAAGAAAGCCCACTGCGCCATAGCTATTGGCTTGCATTTATGCACAAACGGCTTCAATTAGCCCATAAACTCCTCAGTGACAAGGGTGTAATTTTTATTTCAATTGATGATAATGAAGTGGCTCAGTTGAAACTGTTATGTGATGAGATTTTCATGGAAAAAAATTTCATTATTGATGTTATTTGGCAATCTCGTAAATCTGTTTCAAATGATACATTTATTTCTCTTTCACATAATCATACACTTGTATTTTCAAAAAGCCTTGAGAGCCTGAATAAAGAAGATTTTAGAGTTCCGGTATATACAGGAGAGAAGTTTAGTAACCCTGATAATGACCCACGCGGTAGTTGGATAGCAGATCCATTTGATGCTCCTAATTTAAGACCTAATCTTACTTATGGTATTATAAATCCTAATACAGGGAAGGAGTTTTGGCCTCCTAAAGGAAGATGTTGGCGGACGGGTGAGGAAGAATATAGAAAATTTTTAGCAGACAATCGTATTGTTTTCGGAAAAAAAGGCAAGACAAAACCACAATTAAAACGTTTTTTAACGGATGCTGAAAATAAAGGAGGGGTACTTACATCCTGCCAGCCCGATAAAAAACCGGACACAAGTTAA
- a CDS encoding DDE-type integrase/transposase/recombinase has product MAWCSVARSSFYYCPSIGLRGRKPYAVVKDKDGKIVGNETVVKIIEQLFEHPFVDYGYYKTYIYLRKKQHLQISKHLVYRLMKNHQLLRNQYSASSKKMKRNWVKDLLPQVEVPFTYLEFDIKFIWIAGMNRNLQVLTILDVFSRWNVSHLIAYSIKYQDVIKLFERAFQHLTIPEKFYVRCDNGSQFIADMVQKYFKDKKVIQEFTKPATPQQNSHIDRVAGAILSFHHGKCCLSKVSV; this is encoded by the coding sequence TTGGCTTGGTGTTCTGTGGCTCGGAGCAGTTTTTACTATTGTCCCAGCATTGGTTTGAGAGGACGTAAACCTTACGCTGTTGTCAAAGACAAAGATGGTAAAATTGTTGGTAATGAGACTGTTGTGAAAATTATAGAACAACTCTTTGAACATCCTTTTGTAGATTATGGGTATTATAAAACCTATATCTATTTGAGAAAAAAACAACACTTGCAGATTAGTAAACACTTGGTTTACAGGCTGATGAAGAACCATCAATTACTTAGAAATCAGTACTCTGCAAGCTCTAAAAAGATGAAACGTAATTGGGTCAAAGATTTATTGCCACAAGTGGAAGTACCTTTTACTTATTTGGAATTTGACATAAAATTTATCTGGATTGCTGGCATGAATCGAAACTTACAAGTCTTGACTATTTTAGATGTATTCTCTCGATGGAATGTTAGTCATTTGATAGCGTATTCTATTAAATATCAAGATGTTATCAAGTTATTTGAACGTGCTTTTCAACATCTAACTATTCCTGAGAAATTCTATGTTAGATGCGATAATGGCTCTCAGTTTATAGCGGACATGGTACAAAAGTATTTCAAAGACAAAAAGGTCATTCAAGAGTTTACTAAACCTGCAACCCCACAACAAAATAGCCATATTGACCGGGTCGCCGGAGCGATCTTATCATTCCATCATGGAAAATGCTGTTTGTCAAAGGTTTCAGTTTAG
- a CDS encoding 3-keto-disaccharide hydrolase — protein sequence MKRTFITLSFLACAAAGFAQTPGGTPPAVSPMPMKPEMTEIWEPEVAVVTPGKNAGDPPSDAIVLFNGKDLSQWVSAKDGGPAPWKIVNGDYLEVVPKSGDIKTKMKFGDCQLHLEFSAPDVVEGASQGRGNSGVFFQDRYELQILDSYQNRTYRNGQAGSIYKDHAPLVNPMRSPLEWNVYDVVYTAPRFKADGRLDSPARITVFLNGVLVQNNSTINGLTLYIGLHHYPEAHGDDVIHLQDHNNKTQFRNIWVRKL from the coding sequence ATGAAGAGAACATTCATAACCCTTTCTTTCCTGGCCTGTGCCGCTGCCGGATTTGCACAGACTCCCGGCGGTACGCCTCCTGCGGTATCACCTATGCCGATGAAGCCCGAAATGACCGAGATTTGGGAGCCTGAAGTGGCGGTAGTTACCCCCGGTAAAAATGCAGGTGATCCTCCTTCGGATGCCATTGTCCTTTTCAACGGCAAAGACCTTTCGCAGTGGGTTTCTGCCAAAGACGGCGGTCCGGCTCCCTGGAAGATCGTGAATGGGGACTATTTGGAAGTAGTGCCTAAAAGCGGTGATATCAAAACCAAAATGAAGTTTGGAGATTGCCAGCTTCACCTTGAATTCAGCGCTCCGGACGTAGTGGAAGGCGCCAGCCAGGGACGCGGAAACAGTGGGGTGTTTTTTCAGGATCGTTATGAACTCCAGATTTTGGACTCATACCAAAACCGTACCTATCGCAACGGTCAGGCCGGCAGTATCTATAAAGATCACGCGCCGCTCGTGAATCCCATGCGCAGCCCATTGGAATGGAACGTATACGACGTAGTGTACACTGCGCCCCGTTTCAAAGCTGATGGCCGTTTGGACTCTCCCGCCCGTATCACGGTTTTTCTAAATGGGGTGTTGGTTCAAAATAACTCCACCATCAACGGCTTGACGCTTTACATCGGTTTGCATCACTATCCGGAAGCACACGGCGATGATGTGATTCACCTTCAGGACCACAACAACAAAACGCAGTTCCGTAATATTTGGGTAAGAAAGCTGTAA
- a CDS encoding TonB-dependent receptor — MRKLLLLALLWPCLSVLYAQTPNRYQIQGITVDSSSAPLGSATVMLLQRKDSSLVNFTRTNDKGAFAMRNVKRGDYLLKISYVGYIPFQQDIVFGDKEVLDLGSLKLKAITKELFEVVIKAARAPLSIKGDTIEYNAASFKVPPGSTVEDLLRKLPGVQVDQNGNIIAQGQQVQKVTVGGKRFFGNDPKMATQNLPADAITKVQIFNDKTEQSKVTGVDDGKKEKTVNLELKEGFKQGGFGKLTAGVGADGNGNAGPRGELKGNYNKFDDKNQFSVIGLTNNTNQTGMSWDDYQDFRGSSSFNQWNDNGDFGFGGGGGRYIIIGGDDDGGLSIPVGGGNGRGYSNNIAGGINYNRNTKKIKTNASYYYNSNRQVLDAVRNRETFLQTGSFKTEEESSQINFVGNHRLAFRHEQTVDSLNTLIFTNNSRYNVGNTRLSSLQEFFRNNNVKSNETTINNGTNVDKVETANTLVYRLKFKKNKGRSFAASASYNFTNNDGIADQQSLNLFYNATDPNDVMRKMLDLTNNTGSRVSLIKSSFLFVEPFAKRFFWESFVNLSYRSDNVDRDVYDLAKDNGRRIGVDSLSSYYKNSYNYARIGSSVRYSYKGLNFSGGLAVQSFQIDGKFSLGINPALSSSLPNVTTVNRRFTTWIPNASLDYDLKNNRYLWSSYDVSVNQPSTRDLQPVIDNSNPLVIRQGNPDLLPTVNHNVNFGYNMFNPASFTNVNVNLYYSYNVNQVVYNQQVDPATLITTTKPVNISGGQNIGSYLGFGFPIKKTKATLNINASPGFSKNLTPINGVINETNTDSYRFGTRLDLTPSDNFTLFANANWSISNTRYSINTAQNQQIVNHTYGGTMNIRLPKDFFINSNLNYQIYKNERFGFNQQVPLLNASIYKILGKAKKAEIRFSVYDVFNRNLGVSQFANQNYVSQERIQTLARYGMLSFTYNMRGMNTNIKRRGGFF, encoded by the coding sequence ATGCGTAAACTTCTCCTGTTGGCCCTCCTGTGGCCATGCCTGAGCGTATTGTATGCTCAAACCCCCAATCGCTATCAAATTCAGGGTATTACCGTCGATTCTTCGTCTGCTCCGCTGGGTTCTGCCACGGTCATGCTGTTGCAGCGCAAAGATTCGTCACTGGTCAATTTTACCCGTACCAACGACAAAGGCGCTTTTGCCATGCGCAATGTCAAGCGGGGTGATTACCTGCTCAAAATCTCTTACGTAGGCTACATTCCTTTTCAGCAGGACATTGTTTTTGGTGACAAAGAAGTGCTTGACTTAGGATCGCTTAAACTGAAAGCCATTACCAAAGAACTCTTTGAAGTGGTCATCAAAGCGGCTCGCGCACCGCTGAGTATCAAAGGTGATACCATAGAGTATAATGCCGCGTCGTTTAAAGTACCGCCGGGCTCAACGGTCGAGGACCTGTTACGAAAGCTTCCCGGAGTGCAGGTGGACCAAAACGGCAACATCATTGCGCAGGGGCAGCAAGTGCAGAAAGTGACCGTTGGCGGGAAACGTTTTTTTGGAAACGACCCCAAAATGGCAACCCAAAACCTTCCTGCCGATGCCATTACCAAAGTACAGATCTTTAATGATAAGACCGAACAATCAAAGGTGACAGGCGTTGACGATGGCAAAAAAGAAAAAACGGTCAACCTCGAACTCAAAGAAGGATTTAAGCAGGGAGGCTTTGGCAAACTGACCGCCGGTGTGGGTGCTGATGGCAATGGGAACGCCGGACCGCGCGGCGAACTTAAGGGGAATTACAACAAGTTTGACGATAAGAACCAGTTTTCGGTCATCGGACTGACCAATAATACCAACCAGACAGGAATGTCTTGGGATGATTATCAGGACTTTAGGGGAAGCAGTTCATTTAATCAGTGGAACGACAACGGCGACTTCGGCTTTGGCGGCGGGGGCGGCCGATACATTATCATTGGCGGTGATGACGACGGAGGTCTTAGCATTCCCGTAGGAGGTGGCAATGGCCGTGGGTACTCCAATAATATTGCAGGCGGTATCAACTACAATCGCAACACCAAGAAGATCAAAACCAACGCCAGCTATTATTACAACTCCAACCGGCAGGTATTGGACGCCGTCCGTAACCGCGAAACCTTCCTTCAAACCGGCTCTTTTAAGACCGAAGAAGAAAGCAGTCAGATCAATTTTGTGGGTAATCACCGGCTGGCCTTCCGTCATGAACAAACCGTTGACTCTCTCAATACGCTGATTTTTACCAACAACAGTCGTTATAATGTAGGGAATACCCGCCTGAGCAGCTTACAGGAGTTTTTCCGCAACAACAATGTTAAATCCAACGAAACCACCATCAATAACGGCACCAACGTTGACAAGGTCGAAACGGCCAACACCTTGGTATATCGATTGAAATTTAAGAAAAACAAAGGGCGAAGTTTTGCCGCCAGTGCTTCGTACAACTTTACCAACAACGACGGAATTGCCGACCAACAATCACTCAATTTGTTTTACAACGCCACTGACCCTAACGATGTCATGCGAAAGATGTTGGATCTGACCAATAATACCGGCAGCCGGGTGAGCCTCATTAAATCCAGCTTTTTATTTGTGGAACCCTTCGCCAAACGTTTTTTCTGGGAAAGTTTTGTCAATCTCAGCTACCGCTCCGACAACGTAGACCGCGACGTATATGATCTTGCCAAAGACAACGGTCGCCGTATAGGCGTCGATAGTTTGAGCAGTTACTACAAAAATAGCTACAACTATGCCCGCATAGGCAGCAGCGTGCGTTACTCGTACAAAGGGCTGAATTTTTCGGGTGGATTGGCCGTCCAAAGTTTTCAAATTGACGGAAAGTTTTCCTTGGGAATTAATCCGGCGCTCTCTTCAAGCCTTCCCAACGTCACCACCGTTAACCGTCGATTTACCACTTGGATTCCCAATGCTTCTCTGGACTATGATCTCAAAAATAACCGTTATTTGTGGTCGAGTTACGATGTGAGCGTCAATCAGCCCTCAACCCGCGACCTACAGCCCGTCATCGACAACAGCAACCCATTGGTGATTCGTCAGGGAAACCCCGACCTGCTGCCAACGGTAAACCACAATGTCAATTTCGGGTACAATATGTTTAACCCGGCGAGTTTTACCAACGTCAATGTCAATCTGTACTATTCGTACAATGTCAATCAGGTGGTTTACAATCAACAGGTGGACCCTGCGACGTTGATCACTACTACAAAACCGGTGAATATTTCGGGCGGACAAAACATAGGTTCGTACCTCGGGTTTGGATTTCCGATAAAGAAAACCAAGGCAACCCTAAACATTAATGCAAGCCCGGGCTTCAGCAAAAATCTGACGCCGATCAACGGAGTTATTAATGAGACCAACACGGATAGCTATCGGTTCGGTACGCGGCTTGACCTGACGCCAAGCGATAATTTCACCCTCTTCGCCAACGCCAACTGGAGCATCAGCAACACCCGCTATTCCATCAATACGGCTCAAAATCAGCAGATTGTAAACCACACCTACGGTGGCACAATGAACATCCGTCTGCCCAAAGACTTCTTTATTAACTCCAACCTCAATTACCAAATTTACAAAAACGAACGCTTTGGCTTTAACCAACAGGTGCCGCTTCTGAATGCTTCGATTTATAAAATTCTGGGCAAAGCGAAGAAAGCCGAAATCAGATTTTCTGTCTACGATGTTTTCAATCGTAACTTGGGCGTGAGTCAGTTTGCCAATCAGAATTACGTGTCGCAGGAGCGTATTCAGACCTTAGCCCGCTACGGAATGTTGAGCTTTACATACAACATGCGCGGCATGAACACCAATATCAAACGCAGAGGAGGATTTTTCTAA
- a CDS encoding glutamine amidotransferase-related protein: MKVGLLECDHVREEFRPIAGDYRDMFPALFMPLAPDWEFVFYDVANGHFPASVEECEVYLCTGSKSSVYDDEPWIHALKAFVQQIYAQQKIFLGVCFGHQMLAEALGGKVQKSAVGWCVGIHEFTLEKPMPAWANPSQERINLLMMCQDQVHQLPPDSTVLASADDCPVAMFRVGERMLGVQAHPEFPVLYEEALMRSRVERIGVEKTAKGLESLSLPLHGTLMAQWMAAFVKSVL; this comes from the coding sequence ATGAAAGTCGGCCTTTTAGAATGCGATCACGTACGGGAAGAGTTTCGGCCCATTGCGGGCGACTACCGGGATATGTTTCCGGCATTATTTATGCCGTTGGCTCCCGACTGGGAATTTGTTTTTTATGACGTAGCCAACGGTCACTTTCCGGCATCGGTAGAAGAATGTGAGGTATATCTCTGTACCGGTTCAAAGTCGTCGGTGTATGATGATGAACCGTGGATACATGCCTTAAAAGCATTTGTCCAACAGATATACGCCCAACAAAAAATCTTTTTAGGCGTATGTTTCGGGCATCAGATGCTGGCCGAAGCCTTGGGAGGTAAAGTTCAAAAATCGGCAGTAGGATGGTGCGTTGGTATTCATGAATTTACGCTGGAAAAGCCAATGCCTGCCTGGGCGAATCCGTCGCAGGAGCGTATCAATCTGCTGATGATGTGTCAGGATCAGGTACATCAATTGCCCCCCGACAGTACGGTATTAGCTTCAGCGGATGACTGTCCCGTAGCAATGTTTCGCGTAGGGGAGCGGATGTTGGGCGTGCAGGCGCATCCGGAGTTTCCGGTGTTGTACGAAGAAGCCCTGATGCGCTCTCGGGTGGAGCGTATCGGTGTCGAGAAAACGGCCAAAGGCTTGGAAAGCCTTAGTCTTCCGCTGCACGGTACACTGATGGCGCAGTGGATGGCGGCGTTTGTGAAGTCCGTTTTGTGA
- a CDS encoding GLPGLI family protein, translated as MSRPLCRSGFGRRWSGFVILTLIASGFVIPLQAQQTEGIVTYEYKYYWTKVNSRLTFLSKEEKDRMKLTWGNEEDGPGTKMKLTFNDKQSIYTYFSDQGQSDDGQYSWRQSDYLIYRNFEQNKLIENHEMLGKTYLLEDSLMTYNWRIQNQIKDIAGYVCMKAETFDAIKNQKITAWFAQDIPVGAGPERHFGLPGLILELDINDGDVVVTAQKVELKNVDKGLILPKMKGKKIKNTDYDQLLKKHIFDSIKAQRNPYWSIRY; from the coding sequence ATGAGCCGGCCACTTTGCCGGTCAGGATTTGGCCGCCGTTGGTCAGGATTTGTAATCTTGACCTTGATTGCCTCGGGATTTGTAATCCCGCTTCAAGCCCAGCAAACCGAAGGCATTGTCACCTACGAGTACAAATACTATTGGACAAAAGTCAACTCGCGCCTCACGTTTTTGAGTAAGGAAGAAAAAGACCGCATGAAATTGACGTGGGGCAACGAAGAAGATGGCCCGGGCACTAAGATGAAGTTGACATTCAACGACAAACAAAGTATTTACACTTACTTCAGCGATCAGGGCCAATCTGACGACGGACAGTATTCATGGCGCCAAAGTGATTACCTCATCTACCGCAACTTTGAACAGAACAAGCTCATCGAAAACCACGAGATGCTGGGTAAAACATACTTATTGGAAGATTCGCTGATGACGTACAATTGGCGCATTCAAAACCAGATCAAAGATATAGCCGGATACGTGTGCATGAAAGCCGAAACATTTGATGCCATCAAAAATCAGAAAATTACGGCCTGGTTTGCGCAGGATATCCCCGTTGGCGCGGGTCCGGAGCGTCATTTCGGGCTGCCGGGACTCATTCTGGAGCTGGATATCAATGATGGTGATGTCGTGGTAACTGCCCAAAAAGTAGAGTTAAAAAATGTGGATAAGGGACTGATTTTACCCAAAATGAAGGGTAAAAAAATCAAGAATACTGATTACGACCAACTACTCAAAAAGCACATCTTTGACAGTATAAAAGCCCAGCGAAACCCTTATTGGTCCATCAGATACTAG
- a CDS encoding S9 family peptidase → MKSALPLFTLLLYFLCVTSRAQSGLNMEAVKSYPFPNELTAAATGSRIAWAFNEQGQRNIYVAEGPDFKARRLTNYTQDDGQELSSVALSANGKWVIYVRGGDHGSNWGDEQPVNPTFNPIPPKVQLWAVPFEGGEPKALGEGEDPVISPKSDRVAFVKGGQIYSVPIDGSAAATMLFSARGTNGSPVWSPDGSRLAFQSNRVDHSFIGVYTDAKTPVVWLDPQYKRDGSPRWSPDGKKIAFVRTDGLGGKPDSILARKHIPWSIMTAEVSTGEAKTLWTAPKRLNGSVPNTHGGTNLHWAANRIVFLSYHDGWPHLYSLPEQGGAPLLLTPGNFMCEHIQLSTDGKSLVFAANAGTDPLDIDRRHVVKVSVDRADMQVMTPGAGLEWFPVLTGDGKALAFIGATTQRPPLPCILPANGGEPKLLAADRLPANYPTADLVTPKQVVFKSPDGMVIHCQLFEKAGGPAKKPAIVYVHGGPPRQMLLGWNYGDYYSNAYAMNQYLASLGYVVLSVNYRLGIGYGYEFHNPKNGGSNGASEYTDIKAAGEWLAKQSQIDPKRIGIYGGSYGGFLTALALGRDSKLFSAGVDIHGVHDRTVERTRNMLMPDQYERAPDAVRATEVAWKSSPIAYVNTWKSPVLFIHGDDDRNVRFSQSTDLVRRVEAAGIPMETLVIVDDTHHFMMHANQVKVNKAIAAFFQKKL, encoded by the coding sequence ATGAAATCTGCGCTACCTCTCTTCACCCTGTTACTTTATTTTCTCTGCGTCACTTCCCGGGCACAGAGCGGCCTCAACATGGAGGCTGTCAAATCTTACCCTTTTCCCAATGAGCTGACCGCCGCCGCCACCGGATCACGCATTGCCTGGGCGTTCAACGAGCAGGGCCAACGCAACATTTACGTGGCCGAAGGGCCCGATTTTAAAGCACGCCGCCTAACCAATTATACACAGGACGATGGCCAGGAACTCAGCAGTGTGGCCCTTTCGGCCAACGGTAAATGGGTGATTTATGTACGCGGCGGCGACCACGGCTCCAACTGGGGCGATGAACAGCCCGTCAACCCTACCTTTAATCCCATCCCGCCCAAAGTACAACTATGGGCGGTGCCTTTTGAAGGCGGTGAGCCTAAAGCGTTGGGTGAAGGGGAAGACCCCGTTATTTCTCCCAAAAGTGACAGAGTGGCTTTTGTCAAAGGCGGACAGATTTACAGCGTTCCCATTGATGGCTCGGCGGCAGCGACCATGCTGTTTTCGGCGCGGGGCACCAATGGCTCGCCGGTATGGTCGCCCGATGGCAGTCGACTGGCGTTTCAGTCCAACCGCGTCGATCATAGTTTTATCGGAGTATATACCGATGCCAAAACGCCTGTCGTCTGGCTGGACCCGCAATACAAACGCGACGGCTCACCACGCTGGTCGCCCGATGGAAAAAAGATAGCCTTTGTTCGTACCGATGGACTGGGAGGAAAACCCGACTCCATTCTTGCAAGAAAACATATTCCGTGGTCGATCATGACCGCAGAGGTCAGTACAGGAGAAGCTAAAACGCTTTGGACCGCGCCTAAACGACTGAACGGCTCGGTGCCCAATACCCACGGGGGAACTAACCTACACTGGGCCGCCAACCGTATTGTTTTTCTTTCCTACCACGACGGGTGGCCGCATTTGTATTCGTTGCCGGAGCAGGGCGGCGCACCATTGCTGCTCACACCGGGCAATTTCATGTGCGAACATATTCAACTCAGTACCGATGGAAAATCATTGGTTTTTGCGGCAAATGCAGGCACTGACCCGCTGGACATCGACCGACGTCACGTTGTCAAAGTTTCCGTAGACCGTGCCGATATGCAGGTAATGACGCCCGGAGCGGGACTGGAATGGTTTCCGGTCCTGACAGGCGACGGAAAAGCGTTGGCTTTTATCGGTGCTACTACCCAACGGCCTCCCCTCCCCTGCATACTGCCGGCCAACGGCGGAGAACCCAAACTTCTCGCCGCCGACCGTCTGCCCGCCAACTATCCGACCGCAGACTTAGTAACCCCCAAACAGGTCGTGTTCAAATCGCCCGACGGCATGGTGATTCACTGTCAACTTTTCGAGAAAGCCGGCGGCCCGGCCAAAAAGCCGGCCATTGTATACGTTCACGGCGGCCCGCCGCGACAAATGCTGCTGGGCTGGAACTACGGCGATTATTACTCCAATGCTTATGCCATGAATCAGTATTTGGCGAGTCTTGGGTATGTAGTACTATCGGTCAACTATCGTCTGGGCATCGGCTACGGGTACGAATTTCATAACCCTAAAAACGGCGGCTCGAACGGCGCTTCGGAATACACTGACATCAAAGCCGCCGGAGAGTGGCTCGCCAAACAATCACAAATAGATCCCAAGCGCATCGGCATCTACGGCGGCTCTTACGGCGGCTTTCTGACGGCCTTAGCGTTGGGGCGCGATTCCAAACTGTTTTCCGCAGGCGTCGATATTCACGGCGTTCATGACCGTACCGTTGAGCGCACGAGAAACATGCTGATGCCCGACCAATACGAACGCGCTCCCGATGCCGTACGGGCTACGGAGGTGGCCTGGAAATCTTCGCCGATCGCGTACGTAAACACGTGGAAATCGCCCGTCCTTTTCATCCACGGCGACGACGATCGCAACGTGCGTTTCAGCCAAAGTACCGACTTGGTACGACGCGTGGAAGCGGCCGGTATTCCGATGGAAACCTTGGTGATTGTAGATGATACGCACCATTTTATGATGCACGCCAATCAGGTAAAGGTCAACAAAGCCATTGCGGCTTTTTTTCAGAAGAAATTGTAA
- a CDS encoding aldehyde dehydrogenase family protein has protein sequence MKTFQVISPVDGSVYAEREYITANQIETLLAKAKTAQKAWKNVPLRERISICERAVEYFLTHADAIGTELTWQMGRPIGYTPNEIRRGFQERARYMMHAAVDALSDVSVSEKQGFQRFIRREALGTVFVVAPWNYPYLTSVNVVIPALLAGNTVILKHAQQTPLCAERYAEAFKAAGLPEGVFQYLHTTHEEVARIIDDPRVDFVAFTGSVSGGHAVQRAAASRFIATGLELGGKDPAYVRADAPLAFSIENLVDGALFNSGQSCCGIERIYVHEKVYDEFVHGAAALVSQYILGNPLDAGVHLGPMVRTSAAEFVRGQISEAVSQGATTLIDPASFALNQAGTPYLAPQLLVNVNHSMRIMNEETFGPAVGIMKVSSDEEAIQLMNDSDYGLTASVWTSDVDAALHIGNQIETGTWFMNRCDYLDPELAWTGVKDSGRGCTLSALGYDALTRPKSFHLRVEGY, from the coding sequence ATGAAAACCTTTCAAGTCATTTCTCCCGTCGATGGCTCGGTGTATGCGGAGCGCGAATACATCACCGCCAATCAGATCGAAACCCTCTTAGCCAAAGCCAAAACGGCCCAAAAAGCCTGGAAGAATGTTCCTCTGCGCGAGCGGATCTCCATCTGCGAACGAGCCGTGGAGTATTTTTTAACCCATGCCGATGCCATTGGAACAGAGCTCACGTGGCAGATGGGCCGCCCGATTGGGTATACCCCCAATGAGATCCGCCGTGGATTTCAGGAACGTGCCCGGTATATGATGCATGCGGCGGTAGATGCGTTATCTGACGTATCGGTGTCGGAAAAACAGGGCTTTCAGCGCTTTATCCGTCGAGAAGCCCTCGGTACGGTGTTTGTGGTGGCTCCGTGGAATTATCCTTACTTAACGTCGGTCAATGTCGTGATTCCGGCCTTGTTGGCGGGCAACACGGTCATTTTAAAGCACGCTCAGCAAACACCGCTTTGTGCCGAGCGCTACGCTGAAGCCTTCAAAGCGGCCGGTTTGCCCGAAGGTGTTTTTCAATACCTTCATACCACACACGAAGAGGTAGCCCGTATCATTGATGATCCGCGTGTTGATTTTGTAGCCTTTACGGGCTCGGTATCGGGCGGTCATGCCGTGCAGCGTGCAGCAGCATCGCGTTTCATTGCCACCGGTTTGGAATTGGGCGGAAAAGACCCCGCCTACGTGCGTGCCGATGCGCCTTTGGCCTTTTCCATCGAAAACCTGGTGGATGGCGCGCTGTTCAATTCGGGACAATCCTGCTGCGGTATTGAGCGTATTTATGTCCATGAAAAAGTATATGATGAATTCGTGCACGGGGCAGCGGCGCTGGTTAGTCAATATATATTGGGCAATCCGCTGGATGCGGGCGTGCACCTCGGACCTATGGTGCGTACTTCGGCAGCGGAGTTTGTGCGCGGTCAGATCAGCGAAGCCGTCAGTCAGGGAGCCACGACATTGATCGACCCGGCGTCCTTTGCGCTGAACCAAGCGGGCACTCCCTATTTGGCCCCGCAATTGCTGGTCAATGTCAATCATTCCATGCGGATCATGAATGAAGAAACCTTCGGCCCGGCCGTAGGAATCATGAAAGTAAGCAGCGATGAAGAAGCCATTCAACTCATGAACGACAGCGATTATGGCCTTACGGCCTCGGTGTGGACAAGCGATGTCGATGCAGCATTGCACATCGGTAACCAAATCGAAACGGGCACCTGGTTCATGAACCGCTGCGATTATCTCGATCCCGAACTTGCCTGGACGGGTGTGAAAGACTCCGGCCGAGGCTGTACGTTGTCGGCGTTGGGCTATGATGCTCTGACCCGTCCGAAGTCGTTTCATTTGAGAGTGGAAGGGTATTGA